One window from the genome of Haladaptatus paucihalophilus DX253 encodes:
- a CDS encoding S8 family peptidase, with product MARKANGVSRRNVLKVTGGSLAAAGATGLASAAPTDKVEVNVGFKSARGRAMARSSADEIVREFNSIEAMTIRVSKRAVTALEKNPNIRYVEENGTMEALGQTLPWGVDRVDAEVAHSNGDTGSGADIAIIDTGIDDDHPDLQANIGSGKSFVSCGSGGYTGSCILYGNSNSCNDSWSDDNNHGTHCAGIANAVDNGQGVVGVSTQATLHAVKVLDCSGSGSFSDIAAGVEYVADQGWDVASMSLGGSSGSQALHDAIQYAYDNGVVIVAAAGNDGQCTDCVGYPAAYSETITVASSNDSDQQSSFSSQGPEVNIIAPGTDIYSTVPSGYDTYSGTSMATPHVAGAAGQLIAQGYSARDAESRLLNTAKDLGLSSNVQGSGLLDVAAALGYDSSDN from the coding sequence ATGGCAAGGAAAGCCAATGGCGTATCACGTCGGAACGTACTCAAAGTAACAGGTGGCTCGCTAGCGGCGGCCGGGGCGACCGGCCTGGCGTCGGCAGCACCGACGGACAAGGTGGAGGTCAACGTCGGATTCAAGAGCGCACGCGGTCGCGCGATGGCCCGGAGCAGCGCGGACGAAATCGTCCGTGAGTTCAACTCCATCGAGGCGATGACGATTCGCGTGTCCAAGCGCGCGGTAACGGCACTCGAAAAGAACCCGAACATCCGCTACGTGGAGGAGAACGGTACGATGGAAGCACTCGGTCAGACGCTCCCGTGGGGCGTGGACCGCGTGGACGCCGAGGTCGCACACTCGAACGGTGACACGGGTTCGGGTGCCGACATCGCCATCATCGACACCGGTATCGACGACGACCATCCCGACCTGCAGGCGAACATCGGTAGCGGCAAATCATTTGTCTCCTGTGGGAGCGGCGGATACACCGGGAGTTGTATCCTCTACGGCAACAGTAACTCCTGTAACGACTCGTGGTCCGACGACAACAACCACGGAACCCACTGTGCCGGTATCGCGAACGCCGTGGACAACGGGCAGGGCGTCGTCGGCGTCTCGACGCAAGCGACGCTCCACGCCGTGAAGGTTCTCGACTGCTCCGGTAGCGGTTCCTTCTCCGACATCGCGGCCGGTGTCGAGTACGTCGCGGACCAGGGCTGGGACGTGGCGAGCATGAGCCTCGGCGGCTCTTCGGGCTCGCAAGCCCTGCACGACGCGATTCAGTACGCCTACGACAACGGAGTCGTCATCGTCGCCGCGGCCGGAAACGACGGACAGTGTACCGACTGCGTCGGCTATCCGGCGGCGTACTCCGAGACCATCACGGTCGCGTCCTCGAACGACAGCGACCAGCAGTCCTCGTTCTCCAGTCAAGGTCCCGAGGTGAACATCATCGCACCCGGTACCGACATCTACTCGACCGTTCCCAGCGGCTACGACACGTACTCGGGCACGTCGATGGCGACTCCGCACGTCGCCGGTGCCGCCGGTCAACTCATCGCACAGGGGTACTCGGCCCGCGATGCCGAGAGCCGACTCCTGAACACGGCAAAGGACCTCGGTCTGTCGAGCAACGTGCAGGGAAGCGGCCTCCTCGACGTCGCCGCGGCGCTCGGCTACGACTCCAGCGACAACTGA
- a CDS encoding S8 family peptidase, which translates to MARKANGVSRRNILKVTGGSLAAAGATGLASAAPTDKVEVNVGFKSARGRAMTRSSADEIVREFDSIEAMTIRVSKRAATALEKNPNIRYVEENGTMQALGQTLPWGIDRVDAEVAHSNGDTGSGADIAIIDTGIDSDHPDLQANIGSGKSFVKCRGGKKTCRNNWDDDNEHGTHCAGIADAVNNGQGVVGVSTQATLHAVKVLSSRGSGSYSDIAAGIEYVADQGWDVGSMSLGGSSGSATLRDACQYAVNNGVFLVAAAGNSGPCTDCVGYPAAYPEVMAVGSTNDSDGLSYFSSTGPEVEIAAPGSSIYSTVPGGYDTLSGTSMACPHVAGAAGQLMANGASNTQARDTLKQTAEDLGLSANETGSGLLDVASALGYDSSDN; encoded by the coding sequence ATGGCAAGGAAAGCCAATGGCGTATCACGGCGGAATATTCTCAAAGTAACAGGTGGCTCGCTAGCGGCGGCCGGGGCAACCGGCCTGGCGTCGGCAGCGCCGACGGACAAAGTGGAGGTCAACGTCGGATTCAAGAGCGCACGCGGTCGCGCGATGACTCGAAGTAGTGCGGACGAAATCGTCCGCGAGTTCGATTCCATCGAGGCGATGACGATTCGCGTGTCCAAGCGCGCGGCAACGGCGCTCGAAAAGAATCCGAACATCCGCTACGTGGAGGAGAACGGCACGATGCAGGCGTTGGGCCAGACCCTCCCGTGGGGTATCGACCGCGTGGATGCCGAAGTCGCACACTCGAACGGTGACACGGGTTCGGGTGCCGACATCGCCATCATCGACACCGGTATCGATTCCGACCACCCGGACTTGCAGGCGAACATCGGTAGCGGCAAATCGTTCGTCAAATGTCGCGGTGGCAAGAAGACGTGCCGAAACAACTGGGACGACGACAACGAACACGGGACCCACTGTGCCGGTATCGCGGACGCGGTGAACAACGGGCAGGGCGTCGTCGGCGTCTCGACGCAAGCGACGCTTCACGCTGTCAAAGTGCTCAGCTCGCGGGGGAGCGGTTCGTACTCCGACATCGCGGCCGGTATCGAGTACGTCGCGGACCAGGGCTGGGACGTCGGGAGTATGAGCCTCGGCGGTTCGTCCGGCTCAGCGACGCTCCGAGACGCGTGCCAATACGCCGTGAACAACGGCGTGTTCCTCGTCGCGGCCGCCGGTAACTCGGGTCCGTGTACGGACTGTGTGGGATACCCGGCTGCCTACCCCGAAGTGATGGCGGTGGGTTCGACGAACGATTCGGACGGCCTCTCGTACTTCTCCAGTACCGGTCCGGAAGTCGAAATCGCCGCACCGGGCAGTAGCATCTACTCGACCGTCCCCGGCGGTTACGACACTCTCTCGGGAACCTCGATGGCCTGCCCGCACGTCGCCGGTGCCGCCGGACAGTTGATGGCCAACGGCGCGTCGAACACGCAGGCACGAGACACCCTCAAGCAGACCGCAGAAGACCTCGGGCTGTCCGCCAACGAGACCGGTTCGGGTCTTCTCGACGTCGCCTCGGCACTCGGCTACGACTCCAGCGACAACTGA
- a CDS encoding S8 family serine peptidase, with translation MANHGKGDSGRDTVEVNVGYDGTDGKNAAMDAAVEVVREFESLDVVTIRISREDWAELDDHPEIRYVEENGKTGA, from the coding sequence GTGGCGAACCATGGCAAGGGAGATTCCGGCCGGGATACTGTCGAGGTGAACGTCGGCTACGACGGGACCGACGGCAAGAACGCGGCGATGGACGCCGCCGTGGAGGTCGTTCGGGAGTTCGAATCGCTCGACGTGGTGACGATTCGAATCTCACGAGAGGACTGGGCGGAACTCGACGATCATCCCGAGATACGGTACGTCGAGGAGAACGGGAAAACCGGGGCCTGA
- a CDS encoding DUF2797 domain-containing protein — protein sequence MQIVGYETGAAGDDPPALLVDDDGTLSREPLERGVELEYTLGDRHCAGTFDGSTHIACSRPNAPYCDAHTSTWVCARCTGTCLKAEMDCYEDHAIYLAAFGPTTVKVGVTREWRLQTRLREQGADRAAHLQTVKDGRIARELEAEIAETFTDRVRVPAKIRTLDQPVDEAVWRDALSRFDPLDTFSFDYGFELESAPVHETLASGTVLGTQGRVLVLERGGTTYATDMRDLVGYELERGATDRSLQASLGTF from the coding sequence GTGCAAATCGTTGGGTACGAGACTGGTGCGGCGGGAGACGACCCGCCAGCGTTGCTGGTGGACGACGACGGGACCCTTTCGCGCGAACCGCTCGAACGCGGAGTCGAACTGGAATACACGCTCGGCGACAGACACTGTGCGGGTACGTTCGACGGTTCGACGCACATCGCGTGTTCTCGCCCCAACGCCCCCTACTGTGACGCACACACCAGTACGTGGGTGTGTGCCCGGTGTACCGGAACGTGCCTCAAGGCCGAGATGGACTGCTACGAGGACCACGCCATCTACCTCGCAGCATTCGGTCCGACGACGGTCAAAGTCGGCGTTACGCGCGAATGGCGACTGCAAACACGACTCCGCGAGCAGGGTGCGGACCGCGCCGCACACCTCCAAACGGTGAAAGACGGGCGAATCGCCCGCGAACTGGAGGCCGAAATCGCGGAGACGTTCACCGACCGCGTTCGCGTTCCGGCGAAGATTCGCACCCTCGACCAACCGGTGGACGAGGCGGTCTGGCGGGACGCCCTCTCCCGGTTCGATCCGCTCGACACCTTCTCGTTCGACTACGGTTTCGAACTCGAATCGGCACCCGTCCACGAAACCCTCGCCAGCGGCACCGTCCTCGGGACGCAAGGCCGCGTCCTCGTCCTCGAACGCGGCGGAACGACCTACGCGACGGACATGCGCGACCTCGTGGGCTACGAACTCGAACGCGGCGCGACCGATCGAAGCCTGCAGGCCAGCCTCGGCACCTTTTAG
- a CDS encoding DEAD/DEAH box helicase, translating into MADVTLTFENGTLRVETERDVPFADSDPRSKTLRAPAFRYAAIRDYCEERGISVDDSVLDAPDLPPCYSAYELRDYQQKALDSWEDADRRGVLELPTGSGKTVIGVKAIERCQAATLVVVPTIDLLEQWRRILDTEFDVPIGQLGGGEQNVEALTVSTYDSAYLRADDIGDRFGLVLFDEVHHLGGEGYREIARLLAAPARMGLTATFERPDGAHEVVSELVGEKVFDVHVDELAGTHLAPYDVKRLTVELTPEERERYEDAQGVFTDYLASSSIRMRSGSDYQELVKRSGSDPKAREALLAKQRARDIMMNSEGKVTALADILDAHRDDRIIVFTAHNDLVYRLSERFLLPAITHRTSTPERRDVLDRFRRGEYSRVITSNVLDEGVDVPDANVAVVLSGSGSEREFTQRLGRILRAKEDGGRALLYEVVTEETAEVRVANRRR; encoded by the coding sequence GTGGCCGACGTGACCCTCACGTTCGAGAACGGTACGCTCCGCGTCGAAACCGAGCGCGACGTTCCGTTCGCCGACTCCGACCCCCGCTCGAAGACGCTCCGAGCGCCCGCTTTCCGCTACGCCGCTATCCGCGACTACTGCGAGGAACGCGGGATTTCGGTGGACGATTCCGTCCTCGACGCGCCCGATTTACCGCCGTGTTACTCCGCCTACGAACTCCGGGACTACCAGCAGAAGGCGCTCGATTCGTGGGAAGACGCGGACCGACGCGGCGTCCTCGAACTGCCGACCGGAAGCGGAAAGACCGTCATCGGCGTCAAAGCCATCGAACGCTGTCAGGCCGCGACCCTCGTCGTCGTCCCGACTATCGACCTGCTCGAACAGTGGCGGCGCATCCTCGACACCGAGTTCGACGTTCCCATCGGCCAACTCGGCGGCGGCGAACAGAACGTCGAAGCCCTCACCGTCTCGACGTACGATTCCGCCTACCTCCGGGCCGACGACATCGGCGACCGGTTCGGTCTCGTGCTCTTCGACGAGGTTCACCACCTCGGCGGCGAGGGCTACCGCGAAATCGCGCGCCTCCTCGCCGCCCCCGCTAGAATGGGGCTGACGGCGACGTTCGAGCGACCCGACGGTGCCCACGAAGTCGTCAGCGAACTCGTCGGGGAGAAAGTCTTCGACGTCCACGTGGACGAACTCGCCGGAACCCACCTCGCACCCTACGACGTGAAACGGTTGACCGTCGAACTCACGCCCGAGGAGCGCGAACGATACGAGGACGCCCAAGGCGTGTTCACGGACTACCTCGCCAGTTCCTCGATTCGGATGCGGAGCGGCAGCGACTATCAGGAACTCGTCAAGCGCTCGGGGAGCGACCCGAAGGCACGCGAAGCCCTCCTCGCAAAACAGCGCGCACGCGACATCATGATGAACAGCGAGGGAAAGGTGACGGCCCTCGCGGACATCCTCGACGCCCACCGGGACGACAGAATCATCGTATTCACCGCGCACAACGACCTCGTGTACCGCCTTTCGGAGCGCTTTCTCCTCCCGGCTATCACGCACCGAACCTCGACGCCCGAACGCCGGGACGTTCTCGATAGATTCCGACGCGGGGAGTACTCGCGCGTCATCACCTCGAACGTGCTGGACGAGGGGGTCGACGTTCCCGACGCCAACGTCGCCGTCGTCCTCTCCGGGAGCGGGAGCGAACGCGAGTTCACCCAACGCCTCGGCCGAATCCTCCGAGCGAAGGAGGACGGCGGACGCGCACTCCTGTACGAAGTCGTCACCGAGGAGACGGCGGAAGTCCGCGTCGCAAACCGCCGCCGATAA